The following are encoded together in the Brevinematales bacterium genome:
- the tadA gene encoding Flp pilus assembly complex ATPase component TadA, which yields MPNVFKKTLGEILVENGIIEPKALSDAMVSQLKTGKKLGKILREKGLIDETTLYSFLQTQLGIHFDENIDVEPKAEYFAHLPLRYCKNKVIAPVEVSPKTIKVYVSEPTNTSMLNEISFLSGRVVEVEYATEGAIIDYLEKASASGSGKVIAKGGAYAEPERTHEEKKEELSEDDSPVVRFVEETIRSAIERKASDVHFEVYEKMALLRFRVDGVLLKGDDIELRMYPAVISRIKIMADLDISEKRLPQDGRIMIRHDERQIDIRVSIIPTVYGECAVLRILDKGKSMRTLEDIGFPKEMVIEIKKEARKPFGMVLVTGPTGSGKTTTLYAVLQYVIQFENKILTIEDPVEYQIGGISQVQVHSEIGLTFAAGLRAFLRHDPDTIMVGEIRDKETADIAVRAALTGHLVLTTVHTNDAASSLTRFIDMGIPAYLLTSTVNLIIAQRLVRTICQHCKTEKVLTAEDIKIYGLGVFFKPGQKVYYGKGCKSCNKTGYLGRQPVFEILKLNDTIKAAVLRNASSFEIREIAGKEGMMTLRDSGITLIKNGITTLEEMEKIVSLGD from the coding sequence ATGCCGAACGTATTCAAGAAAACGTTAGGAGAAATACTGGTCGAGAACGGCATTATCGAGCCCAAGGCGTTGAGCGATGCGATGGTCTCCCAGTTAAAGACCGGTAAGAAACTGGGTAAGATTCTCCGTGAGAAAGGACTGATAGACGAGACCACCCTTTATTCGTTCCTCCAGACCCAGCTTGGAATTCATTTCGATGAAAATATCGACGTCGAACCCAAGGCGGAATATTTCGCGCATCTTCCCCTAAGATACTGTAAAAATAAAGTGATCGCCCCGGTCGAAGTTTCCCCTAAGACCATCAAGGTCTATGTGTCCGAGCCGACGAATACGAGCATGCTGAACGAAATATCGTTCCTGTCAGGGCGCGTGGTCGAGGTGGAGTACGCCACCGAAGGCGCGATTATTGATTACCTCGAGAAGGCGAGCGCCTCGGGAAGCGGTAAGGTTATCGCGAAGGGCGGGGCATATGCGGAGCCGGAACGTACGCATGAGGAAAAGAAAGAGGAACTGTCGGAGGACGATTCTCCGGTCGTGCGTTTTGTCGAGGAGACTATCCGCTCCGCGATCGAGCGGAAAGCGTCCGACGTGCATTTCGAGGTATATGAGAAAATGGCGCTCCTCCGTTTCCGTGTGGACGGCGTACTCCTGAAGGGCGACGATATCGAACTGCGGATGTATCCCGCCGTCATATCGAGAATTAAGATTATGGCCGACCTCGATATCTCCGAGAAACGTCTGCCGCAGGACGGCAGAATCATGATCCGGCACGATGAGCGCCAGATCGATATCCGCGTCTCGATCATCCCGACCGTGTACGGCGAATGCGCGGTGCTTCGTATCCTCGATAAAGGCAAATCCATGCGTACGCTCGAGGATATCGGGTTCCCCAAGGAAATGGTGATCGAGATTAAAAAGGAAGCGCGTAAGCCGTTCGGGATGGTGCTTGTGACCGGCCCTACGGGAAGCGGAAAAACCACCACTCTTTACGCCGTGCTCCAGTACGTCATCCAGTTCGAGAATAAAATTCTGACGATAGAAGACCCGGTGGAATACCAGATCGGCGGGATTTCCCAGGTGCAGGTGCATTCCGAGATCGGGCTGACATTCGCGGCGGGATTGCGCGCGTTTTTACGCCATGACCCGGATACCATTATGGTCGGGGAAATCCGTGACAAGGAGACCGCCGATATCGCCGTCCGCGCGGCGTTGACAGGACATCTGGTGCTGACGACCGTGCATACCAACGATGCGGCGTCCAGTCTGACCCGTTTTATCGATATGGGCATTCCCGCGTACCTGCTCACATCGACCGTGAACCTGATTATTGCCCAGCGTCTTGTGCGTACGATCTGTCAGCACTGTAAGACCGAGAAGGTATTAACCGCCGAGGACATAAAAATCTACGGGCTGGGGGTGTTTTTCAAGCCCGGGCAGAAAGTATATTACGGCAAGGGATGCAAATCCTGTAATAAGACGGGGTATCTGGGAAGGCAGCCCGTATTTGAAATACTCAAGCTGAACGATACTATCAAGGCGGCGGTTCTGCGGAACGCGTCCTCGTTCGAGATCAGGGAGATCGCCGGGAAAGAGGGGATGATGACCCTGCGGGATTCCGGAATTACGCTGATTAAAAACGGGATAACGACTCTCGAAGAGATGGAAAAGATAGTTTCGCTGGGAGATTAG
- a CDS encoding serine/threonine-protein phosphatase — MFSWFKNLPAARKFRYLSVLNALNLFLIGIVVFLAFRIYQNKNTYYQEEIVPRQKFLLDMKSQMGFGGLIHHYYIYMLTFDIDSVDKFGDKQEKLFNLILDYRHLSYITPEEDTALAAIYNTVGIYAQKIGMAIRLKSSGMFNPAEINDFVRIDETPALEGFDIIEKSYHTLEEKASDEIAGLLALFVFIMFAALLLLFLSVFLINYFVFVKPLDLAYDELKKKDNYTNSDLQIAKKIQANILPKDLSKFQNCKFTIRYLPLTFIGGDVYDIIEMRRGVFRVFLADATGHGIQAALLTMLIKSEYEKMKEVISQPDELLEILNNEFIEHYALNFFFSCIIIDIDMNNKVLTYASAGHPDQYYIHNKQVTALVPTGKMIGMKKNLTYHFKHYSFHYRDRVLLFTDGLFEEFDKYGVLWGEDQIRSLIEDNVTLPVHQIIDLIMKSLEGYLNGIQKNDDITLIGILLQKSANTHV, encoded by the coding sequence ATGTTTTCATGGTTTAAAAACCTGCCTGCCGCGAGAAAATTCAGGTACTTGTCCGTTTTGAATGCGCTCAATCTATTCCTCATCGGTATCGTAGTTTTTCTAGCCTTCCGCATCTACCAGAACAAAAATACGTATTACCAGGAAGAAATCGTCCCGCGCCAGAAATTTCTGCTGGATATGAAGTCTCAGATGGGATTCGGCGGATTGATCCATCACTATTATATCTATATGCTGACATTCGATATTGACAGTGTGGATAAATTCGGCGACAAGCAGGAGAAACTGTTCAACCTCATCCTCGATTACCGGCATCTGTCGTATATCACCCCTGAGGAGGATACCGCCCTGGCGGCAATTTATAATACGGTAGGTATTTACGCGCAGAAGATCGGGATGGCGATACGCCTGAAAAGTTCGGGAATGTTCAATCCGGCGGAAATCAACGATTTTGTGCGAATCGACGAAACCCCCGCGCTCGAGGGCTTCGATATCATCGAAAAATCCTATCATACGTTAGAGGAAAAAGCCTCCGATGAGATCGCAGGCCTTCTCGCGCTGTTCGTATTTATTATGTTCGCCGCACTCCTGTTATTATTCCTATCCGTGTTCCTGATCAATTACTTCGTCTTTGTCAAACCCCTCGACCTAGCCTACGACGAACTCAAGAAGAAGGACAACTATACGAATAGCGATCTCCAGATCGCGAAAAAGATTCAGGCGAATATCCTGCCCAAGGACCTGTCAAAATTCCAGAACTGTAAGTTTACCATCCGGTATCTCCCGCTGACCTTCATCGGCGGTGACGTCTACGATATTATCGAAATGCGGCGCGGTGTATTCCGGGTATTTCTCGCCGACGCTACCGGGCATGGCATCCAGGCCGCGCTTCTGACCATGCTGATTAAGAGCGAATATGAGAAGATGAAGGAAGTGATTTCGCAGCCCGACGAACTTCTCGAAATCCTCAATAACGAGTTTATCGAGCACTATGCCCTGAATTTCTTCTTCTCGTGCATTATTATCGATATCGATATGAACAATAAAGTTCTCACTTACGCCTCGGCGGGCCATCCCGACCAGTACTATATCCATAATAAGCAGGTCACCGCCCTCGTGCCCACCGGAAAGATGATCGGTATGAAAAAGAACCTGACCTATCACTTCAAGCACTACTCCTTCCATTATCGAGACCGCGTCCTTCTTTTTACCGACGGTCTGTTCGAGGAATTCGATAAGTACGGCGTACTTTGGGGCGAAGACCAGATTCGTTCGCTTATCGAAGATAACGTCACCCTGCCCGTCCACCAGATTATCGATCTGATAATGAAGAGTCTCGAGGGCTACCTGAACGGCATCCAGAAAAACGACGATATCACCCTGATCGGTATCCTCCTTCAGAAGTCCGCCAATACGCACGTATGA
- a CDS encoding glycosyltransferase family 2 protein: protein MHPIEYRAVPEYITKSKKLSILMPFLNEEDVIVANTHTVMSMMRELKINYEIILIDDGSTDRSYELLHAEFDKEKRVKLVRNHQNFGKGWVIKTGYEYSTGDYILFLDSDLELSPYHIPNFLRVMDDENADAVIGSKLHKDSILDYPNARRLFSGIYYTMIKVLFGLPIMDSQTGIKLFKREVLELSLPRLIVKRFAFDIELLVILHEYKKKIASAPIELKFSRGAFGKIRLNNIAQIIVDTLSIYYRDKILRFYKRELGENIRYHYTFILFQDTGDRYEKICLERFLDISYDGYDVILTGRTDFGIKHPRLKFIKSDEDSYAGRLMQVRDKAKLKTDYIVLSALNAYPDGRFFLSAGRILSLKGVGSAGGYVVLRTNALPYETLAHSVSKSIFLNANLNYRYRALNPKKVSELQLNGMIIKADYLNSLTPDASTGMKLEVLLAKAVEKNKEIIMYSPDLLLYQRFPESYWEFMEGLQTQVNARLEQIFSGKKDRKLKDYKFFISIGVLLFIAASVASVFVFRKSELMIPLYSYYGFLLLSRVVFFGLINGFRSFLLLAWAQLFYGFSLLKGLLVRLLGAKVKKFLQRISEHK from the coding sequence ATGCATCCTATTGAGTACAGGGCCGTCCCGGAATATATCACCAAATCAAAGAAACTCTCCATATTGATGCCGTTTCTCAACGAAGAAGATGTGATTGTCGCGAATACGCATACTGTTATGAGCATGATGCGCGAGTTGAAAATCAACTACGAAATCATTCTGATTGACGACGGTTCTACCGACCGCTCGTATGAATTACTTCATGCGGAGTTCGATAAAGAGAAACGGGTGAAACTGGTGCGCAATCACCAGAACTTCGGGAAGGGGTGGGTGATTAAGACCGGGTACGAATACTCGACCGGGGACTACATCCTTTTCCTCGATTCAGACCTCGAACTATCTCCCTATCATATCCCGAATTTCCTGCGGGTGATGGACGATGAGAACGCCGATGCGGTAATCGGGTCGAAGCTCCATAAGGATTCGATACTCGATTATCCCAACGCGCGGCGTCTTTTCAGCGGCATCTATTATACGATGATAAAGGTTCTGTTCGGGCTGCCGATTATGGATTCGCAGACGGGCATCAAGCTGTTCAAGCGCGAGGTGCTCGAGCTCTCCCTGCCCCGTTTAATCGTTAAACGTTTTGCGTTCGATATAGAACTTCTGGTTATCCTGCACGAGTATAAAAAGAAAATCGCTTCCGCCCCGATAGAGCTCAAATTCTCGCGCGGGGCGTTCGGGAAAATCCGTTTAAACAATATCGCGCAGATCATCGTCGATACCCTTTCCATCTACTACCGGGATAAAATTCTGCGGTTCTATAAACGCGAACTGGGCGAGAATATCCGTTATCATTATACGTTCATTCTATTTCAGGATACCGGAGACCGTTATGAGAAAATATGCCTCGAACGTTTCCTCGATATCAGTTATGACGGATATGACGTTATCCTCACGGGGCGAACCGATTTCGGGATCAAGCACCCGAGACTGAAATTTATCAAATCGGACGAAGATTCCTATGCAGGCCGTCTGATGCAGGTGCGGGATAAGGCAAAGCTGAAGACCGACTATATCGTGCTCTCCGCGCTGAACGCATATCCCGACGGGCGTTTTTTCCTGTCCGCCGGTAGAATCCTCTCCCTCAAGGGAGTCGGGTCGGCGGGGGGATATGTCGTCCTGCGGACAAACGCTTTGCCCTACGAAACTCTGGCGCATTCGGTATCCAAAAGTATATTTCTGAATGCCAACCTGAATTACCGTTACCGCGCGCTCAATCCGAAAAAGGTATCCGAGCTTCAATTAAACGGGATGATTATCAAAGCGGATTATCTGAATTCCCTGACCCCGGACGCGAGTACGGGGATGAAGCTCGAAGTACTCCTGGCAAAGGCGGTCGAGAAGAATAAGGAAATTATCATGTATTCGCCGGACCTGCTTTTATACCAGCGTTTTCCCGAGAGCTACTGGGAATTCATGGAGGGTCTCCAGACTCAGGTAAACGCCCGGCTCGAGCAGATTTTCTCCGGGAAAAAAGACCGTAAATTAAAGGATTATAAATTCTTTATCTCCATAGGCGTATTATTATTCATCGCCGCGAGCGTGGCGTCGGTTTTTGTTTTCCGCAAATCGGAGCTGATGATACCGCTATATTCCTACTACGGATTCCTGCTTCTGAGCAGGGTGGTTTTCTTCGGGCTGATCAACGGTTTCAGGAGTTTTCTGCTATTAGCCTGGGCTCAGCTTTTTTACGGCTTTAGCCTCTTAAAGGGTCTTCTTGTCCGGTTATTAGGCGCGAAGGTTAAAAAATTCCTTCAGCGTATTTCAGAACATAAATAG